The Engystomops pustulosus chromosome 1, aEngPut4.maternal, whole genome shotgun sequence genome has a window encoding:
- the PLA2G3 gene encoding group 3 secretory phospholipase A2: protein MFCRNRAVVVVIYFIALHSVNGKTPKSRLRRSWIMPGTLWCGVGSIAENFTSLGVFPGVDHCCREHDQCSPYIQALEFKYGIRNYRLHTISHCDCDQRFRKCLHTLNDTVSTLVGIMFFNILEMPCFSLREEEQCVEWTWWGNCKSNGTVPQAEIHKPEIFNYSMSEDSHTSASILHHKDGQRKDSSSHTFNLISSSSLANNIKSRRRRLKKLQRKNAKLNRPSTLKVKTE, encoded by the exons ATGTTTTGTCGGAATCGTGCAGTAGTTGTAGTGATCTATTTTATTGCTTTACATAGTGTAAATGGGAAGACGCCAAAGTCCAGGCTTAGACGGAGCTGGATAATGCCAGGAACATTATGGTGTGGAGTTGGAAGCATAGCAGAAAACTTCACCAGCTTAG GTGTCTTTCCTGGAGTGGATCACTGTTGCCGGGAACATGACCAATGCTCTCCATATATACAAGCCTTAGAATTTAAGTACGGTATTCGAAATTACCGACTCCACACCATCTCCCATTGCGATTGTGACCAGAG GTTTAGGAAGTGTCTTCACACTCTTAATGACACAGTTTCAACGCTGGTTGGCATCATGTTTTTCAACATATTGGAAATGCCTTGCTTTAGCCTGAGAGAAGAAGAACAGTGTGTGGAGTGGACCTGGTGGGGAAA TTGTAAAAGCAATGGCACTGTACCACAAGCTGAAATTCACAAACCAGAGATTTTCAACTACAGCATGTCAGAAGATAGTCACACATCTGCTTCTATACTTCACCACAAGGATGGACAAAGGAAAGATTCCAGTTCACATACATTCAACCTTATATCTTCCTCATCATTGGCAAATAACatcaagtcaaggaggaggaggctaAAGAAGCTGCAGAGAAAAAACGCTAAATTAAACAGACCAAGTACCTTAAAagttaaaacagaataa
- the INPP5J gene encoding phosphatidylinositol 4,5-bisphosphate 5-phosphatase A isoform X2, translating into MDAQRVFVAPPSPELSSRPGPATSPRLSPAGSRRSQPEGSSGSHILLPLGQLSIRPLAPVGSSAPDRSQPEGSLRLHPVGSQFSPKDESGRSQPEGSCPGLLSPILQFSPLPPAPSSPNRSPAPSPRGSPQPTRSQAFPRSVRSQEPTVRSDSIQPSEVEVEKYFLNGAELNKAGEDFRIYIITWNVGCSVPPSDLTGLLCLNAGDGKTDMFVIGLQEVNSMINKRLKDALFSDQWSEVFMDVLSPFSYVLVSSVRMQGCLLLVFAKYFHLPYLRDVQTDCTRTGLGGYWGNKGGVSIRLSLFGHMVCFLNCHLPAHMENSDQRVDNFESILHLQQFQGPLANGVLDHDLVFWFGDLNFRIDDLDLYFVKSAIQGNKLSLLWEKDQLNMAKCCEPVLSGFMEGPLTFPPTYKYDVGTNTYDTSSKKRKPAWTDRILWKMKNQISQSDASSSISQGLSATLLSYGSHMQYTESDHKPVSAIFSVKFSTCLVAPLVHIWVRDEWILPADARVTYQWSPIYMKSSWDWIGLYKVGFRHHKDYVSYVWVKTEDDAEGGRYQHQVMFSEESLPRGTGEYLLGYYSNNMSTIIGVTEPFQISLPGSEPSSDSDSSDSSSEDDNSTQVLLRPSRSPSPANARSPRSRSPALARLHDLIIPGSSRQKSRSPSPCRAKSPKQERPQRPRSRDTTREQHGLKVHRSQVSQTIAVPPVRPAAVGQGFSPKGTIPVSPNSLRRDTSLEVPASKQRTDSQKPIQSLENTN; encoded by the exons ATGGATGCACAACGTGTGTTTGTTGCCCCACCATCCCCGGAGCTGTCGTCAAGACCTGGTCCTGCAACATCTCCTCGACTAAGTCCTGCAGGATCTCGTAGATCACAGCCTGAAGGTTCTAGTGGTTCACATATTCTACTTCCTTTGGGACAACTGTCAATCCGTCCTTTAGCTCCGGTGGGATCTTCTGCTCCAGATCGGTCACAACCAGAAGGATCCTTGAGACTACATCCTGTGGGTTCTCAGTTTAGTCCTAAAGATGAGTCTGGTAGATCACAACCCGAGGGATCTTGTCCTGGCCTCTTATCTCCAATTCTTCAATTTAGCCCACTCCCACCTGCTCCATCATCACCTAATCGATCCCCAGCGCCTAGCCCGAGAGGTTCCCCACAACCCACCAGATCCCAAGCTTTTCCACGTTCCGTTAGATCTCAGGAACCTACTGTGAGATCTGATTCTATTCAACCATCTGAAGTGGAAGTAGAGAAATATTTCTTAAATGGTGCTGAGCTAAACAAAGCAGGAGAGGACTTtag GATATACATCATAACATGGAATGTTGGCTGTTCTGTGCCACCTTCAGACCTCACTGGTCTTCTTTGCCTTAATGCTGGGGATGGCAAGACTGATATGTTCGTTATTGG GTTACAGGAGGTCAATTCCATGATCAATAAGCGTCTAAAAGATGCACTGTTTTCGGATCAGTGGAGTGAAGTATTCATGGATGTCTTGAGCCCTTTCAGCTATGTGCTG gtcAGCTCTGTGCGGATGCAGGGTTGCCTTTTGTTGGTGTTTGCAAAGTATTTCCATCTTCCCTATCTACGTGATGTACAGACTGACTGCACAAGGACTGGTTTAGGGGGTTACTGG GGTAACAAAGGTGGCGTCAGCATACGGCTATCCTTGTTTGGACACATGGTGTGCTTTCTGAACTGTCACTTGCCCGCTCACATGGAAAATTCGGACCAGCGTGTGGACAATTTTGAGAGTATTCTGCATCTTCAACAATTCCAGGGTCCTCTAGCAAATGGTGTCCTAGACCATGA CCTGGTGTTCTGGTTTGGAGACCTAAATTTCCGAATAGATGATCTAGATCTTTATTTTGTGAAGTCCGCTATCCAGGGCAACAAGTTGTCTTTGCTTTGGGAGAAAGACCAG CTAAACATGGCAAAATGCTGTGAACCTGTGTTGTCGGGCTTTATGGAAGGGCCCCTCACCTTCCCTCCCACATATAAATATGATGTTGGTACCAACACCTATGATACAAG TTCTAAGAAAAGAAAACCTGCATGGACGGACCGAATTCTGTGGAAAATGAAAAATCAGATTTCACAATCTGATGCCAGTAGCAGTATATCTCAAGGCCTCTCAGCGACACTGCTCAGCTATGGATCCCATATGCAATACACAGAGAGTGACCACAAACCTGTATCAGCTATTTTTTCTGTAAAG TTTTCCACTTGCCTTGTTGCCCCTCTTGTCCATATTTGGGTACGTGATGAGTGGATACTGCCTGCTGATGCTCGTGTCACTTACCAGTGGTCTCCCATTTACATGAAAAGTTCTTGGGACTGGATTGGACTTTATAAG GTTGGGTTTCGACACCATAAAGATTACGTGTCTTATGTGTGGGTGAAAACAGAGGATGATGCAGAAGGAGGAAGATACCAGCACCAG GTCATGTTCAGTGAAGAATCACTTCCCAGAGGCACTGGTGAATATCTCCTTGGCTACTATAGCAACAATATGAGCACTATAATTGGGGTTACAGAACCTTTTCAG ATCTCTCTGCCTGGTTCTGAACCAAGCTCAGACTCTGACAGCTCCGACTCCAGTTCAGAGGATGATAACAGCACTCAAGTCCTTCTCCGTCCATCACGCAGTCCCAGCCCAGCAAACGCTCGCTCTCCACGAAGCAGAAGTCCAGCACTTGCCCGTTTGCATGATCTTATCATTCCTGGTTCTTCCCGACAGAAGAGTCGCAGCCCATCCCCTTGTAGGGCAAAAAGCCCTAAACAGGAGAGGCCCCAAAGGCCTCGATCTAGGGATACTACTCGTGAACAACATGGTCTTAAAGTCCACAGATCTCAGGTATCCCAGACCATTGCTGTGCCACCTGTGAGACCAGCAGCTGTGGGTCAAGGCTTTAGTCCAAAAGGAACAATCCCTGTGTCCCCTAATTCACTTCGTAGAGACACCAGCTTGGAAGTCCCGGCTTCCAAGCAAAGAACAGACTCACAAAAACCAATCCAGAGCCTAGAGAACACAAACTAG
- the INPP5J gene encoding phosphatidylinositol 4,5-bisphosphate 5-phosphatase A isoform X1, whose product MAEHRDRGRTARAQDAGSQMDAQRVFVAPPSPELSSRPGPATSPRLSPAGSRRSQPEGSSGSHILLPLGQLSIRPLAPVGSSAPDRSQPEGSLRLHPVGSQFSPKDESGRSQPEGSCPGLLSPILQFSPLPPAPSSPNRSPAPSPRGSPQPTRSQAFPRSVRSQEPTVRSDSIQPSEVEVEKYFLNGAELNKAGEDFRIYIITWNVGCSVPPSDLTGLLCLNAGDGKTDMFVIGLQEVNSMINKRLKDALFSDQWSEVFMDVLSPFSYVLVSSVRMQGCLLLVFAKYFHLPYLRDVQTDCTRTGLGGYWGNKGGVSIRLSLFGHMVCFLNCHLPAHMENSDQRVDNFESILHLQQFQGPLANGVLDHDLVFWFGDLNFRIDDLDLYFVKSAIQGNKLSLLWEKDQLNMAKCCEPVLSGFMEGPLTFPPTYKYDVGTNTYDTSSKKRKPAWTDRILWKMKNQISQSDASSSISQGLSATLLSYGSHMQYTESDHKPVSAIFSVKFSTCLVAPLVHIWVRDEWILPADARVTYQWSPIYMKSSWDWIGLYKVGFRHHKDYVSYVWVKTEDDAEGGRYQHQVMFSEESLPRGTGEYLLGYYSNNMSTIIGVTEPFQISLPGSEPSSDSDSSDSSSEDDNSTQVLLRPSRSPSPANARSPRSRSPALARLHDLIIPGSSRQKSRSPSPCRAKSPKQERPQRPRSRDTTREQHGLKVHRSQVSQTIAVPPVRPAAVGQGFSPKGTIPVSPNSLRRDTSLEVPASKQRTDSQKPIQSLENTN is encoded by the exons ATGGCAGAGCATAGGGACCGCGGGAGGACGGCCAGGGCACAGGATGCAGGCTCGCAG ATGGATGCACAACGTGTGTTTGTTGCCCCACCATCCCCGGAGCTGTCGTCAAGACCTGGTCCTGCAACATCTCCTCGACTAAGTCCTGCAGGATCTCGTAGATCACAGCCTGAAGGTTCTAGTGGTTCACATATTCTACTTCCTTTGGGACAACTGTCAATCCGTCCTTTAGCTCCGGTGGGATCTTCTGCTCCAGATCGGTCACAACCAGAAGGATCCTTGAGACTACATCCTGTGGGTTCTCAGTTTAGTCCTAAAGATGAGTCTGGTAGATCACAACCCGAGGGATCTTGTCCTGGCCTCTTATCTCCAATTCTTCAATTTAGCCCACTCCCACCTGCTCCATCATCACCTAATCGATCCCCAGCGCCTAGCCCGAGAGGTTCCCCACAACCCACCAGATCCCAAGCTTTTCCACGTTCCGTTAGATCTCAGGAACCTACTGTGAGATCTGATTCTATTCAACCATCTGAAGTGGAAGTAGAGAAATATTTCTTAAATGGTGCTGAGCTAAACAAAGCAGGAGAGGACTTtag GATATACATCATAACATGGAATGTTGGCTGTTCTGTGCCACCTTCAGACCTCACTGGTCTTCTTTGCCTTAATGCTGGGGATGGCAAGACTGATATGTTCGTTATTGG GTTACAGGAGGTCAATTCCATGATCAATAAGCGTCTAAAAGATGCACTGTTTTCGGATCAGTGGAGTGAAGTATTCATGGATGTCTTGAGCCCTTTCAGCTATGTGCTG gtcAGCTCTGTGCGGATGCAGGGTTGCCTTTTGTTGGTGTTTGCAAAGTATTTCCATCTTCCCTATCTACGTGATGTACAGACTGACTGCACAAGGACTGGTTTAGGGGGTTACTGG GGTAACAAAGGTGGCGTCAGCATACGGCTATCCTTGTTTGGACACATGGTGTGCTTTCTGAACTGTCACTTGCCCGCTCACATGGAAAATTCGGACCAGCGTGTGGACAATTTTGAGAGTATTCTGCATCTTCAACAATTCCAGGGTCCTCTAGCAAATGGTGTCCTAGACCATGA CCTGGTGTTCTGGTTTGGAGACCTAAATTTCCGAATAGATGATCTAGATCTTTATTTTGTGAAGTCCGCTATCCAGGGCAACAAGTTGTCTTTGCTTTGGGAGAAAGACCAG CTAAACATGGCAAAATGCTGTGAACCTGTGTTGTCGGGCTTTATGGAAGGGCCCCTCACCTTCCCTCCCACATATAAATATGATGTTGGTACCAACACCTATGATACAAG TTCTAAGAAAAGAAAACCTGCATGGACGGACCGAATTCTGTGGAAAATGAAAAATCAGATTTCACAATCTGATGCCAGTAGCAGTATATCTCAAGGCCTCTCAGCGACACTGCTCAGCTATGGATCCCATATGCAATACACAGAGAGTGACCACAAACCTGTATCAGCTATTTTTTCTGTAAAG TTTTCCACTTGCCTTGTTGCCCCTCTTGTCCATATTTGGGTACGTGATGAGTGGATACTGCCTGCTGATGCTCGTGTCACTTACCAGTGGTCTCCCATTTACATGAAAAGTTCTTGGGACTGGATTGGACTTTATAAG GTTGGGTTTCGACACCATAAAGATTACGTGTCTTATGTGTGGGTGAAAACAGAGGATGATGCAGAAGGAGGAAGATACCAGCACCAG GTCATGTTCAGTGAAGAATCACTTCCCAGAGGCACTGGTGAATATCTCCTTGGCTACTATAGCAACAATATGAGCACTATAATTGGGGTTACAGAACCTTTTCAG ATCTCTCTGCCTGGTTCTGAACCAAGCTCAGACTCTGACAGCTCCGACTCCAGTTCAGAGGATGATAACAGCACTCAAGTCCTTCTCCGTCCATCACGCAGTCCCAGCCCAGCAAACGCTCGCTCTCCACGAAGCAGAAGTCCAGCACTTGCCCGTTTGCATGATCTTATCATTCCTGGTTCTTCCCGACAGAAGAGTCGCAGCCCATCCCCTTGTAGGGCAAAAAGCCCTAAACAGGAGAGGCCCCAAAGGCCTCGATCTAGGGATACTACTCGTGAACAACATGGTCTTAAAGTCCACAGATCTCAGGTATCCCAGACCATTGCTGTGCCACCTGTGAGACCAGCAGCTGTGGGTCAAGGCTTTAGTCCAAAAGGAACAATCCCTGTGTCCCCTAATTCACTTCGTAGAGACACCAGCTTGGAAGTCCCGGCTTCCAAGCAAAGAACAGACTCACAAAAACCAATCCAGAGCCTAGAGAACACAAACTAG